The Toxorhynchites rutilus septentrionalis strain SRP chromosome 3, ASM2978413v1, whole genome shotgun sequence genome includes a region encoding these proteins:
- the LOC129779783 gene encoding ankyrin repeat domain-containing protein 13C isoform X1 — translation MSETYPLHECVFKGDTRKLSQLLRTHEPTEKDKHGNTPLHLAVMLGRKECTYLLLAHGAPVKVKNLQGWSPLAEAISYGDRQIICSLLKKLKQQAREQMEQRRPNLVKALKQMGDFYMELKWDFHSWVPLISRILPSDVCKIHKSGCSIRLDTTLVDFSDMRWERGDISFIFKGDNHPKDSLTALDNECRCYQHVRHEETEMEIEDEVDILMSSDILAAQMSTKSISFTKAQSGWIFREDKKETVAGQYDSDLYTINGLTLEQRKRREHLSRDDLQKNKALMESLTKGGQAQGIDQNGEIIRRASLQPPSTNSITWEEYIEAEAGQYPNLGRDLVYKESSKNFRATVAMSKDFPLSVDMLLSVLEVIAPFKHFSKLREFVTLKLPGGFPVKIDIPILPTVSAKITFQKFEFRNDISPDLFVIPDNYKEDSMRFLIYFIDFLIYDLSISNT, via the exons ATGTCCGAAACGTATCCTCTGCATGAGTGCGTTTTCAAAGGTGACACCAGGAAACTGTCCCAACTACTGCGAACACACGAGCCCACGGAAAAAGATAAACATG GCAATACACCACTGCATCTCGCGGTCATGCTGGGCAGGAAAG AATGCACCTACCTACTGCTTGCACACGGCGCACCGGTTAAAGTAAAGAATCTACAGGGATGGTCACCGTTGGCCGAAGCCATCTCGTATGGGGATCGGCAAATTA TTTGTTCCTTGCTGAAAAAGCTGAAGCAACAAGCCCGCGAACAGATGGAGCAACGAAGACCCAATCTGGTCAAGGCGCTCAAGCAGATGGGCGATTTCTACATGGAACTGAAGTGGGACTTCCACTCGTGGGTTCCGCTGATCTCACGCATCCTCCCGTCGGACGTGTGCAAGATCCACAAGTCGGGCTGCTCGATAAGACTCGACACGACGCTGGTAGATTTCTCAGACATGCGCTGGGAGCGGGGGGACATTTCCTTCATCTTCAAGGGCGACAATCACCCCAAAGACTCACTGACGGCGCTCGATAACGAGTGCCGCTGCTATCAACACGTTCGCCACGAGGAAACGGAAATGGAGATCGAGGACGAGGTGGACATACTGATGTCGAGCGATATCCTCGCGGCGCAAATGTCAACCAAAAGTATTAGTTTTACGAAAGCACAATCCGGCTGGATCTTTCGCGAGGACAAGAAAGAAACGGTGGCCGGACAGTACGACAGTGATCTCTACACCATTAACGGGCTGACCCTGGAACAGCGCAAAAGGCGGGAGCACCTTTCCCGGGATGATCTGCAGAAGAACAAAGCGCTCATGGAGTCCCTTACGAAGGGAGGCCAAGCGCAGGGTATCGATCAGAACGGAGAAATCATCCGGAGAGCCTCGCTGCAGCCCCCATCAACTAACAGTATCACCTGGGAGGAGTATATCGAGGCGGAGGCGGGACAGTATCCTAACCTTGGACGTGACTTAGTTTATAAGGAATCGAGTAAGAACTTCAGAGCCACCGTTGCTATG AGCAAAGATTTTCCCTTAAGTGTCGACATGCTGCTGAGTGTGCTGGAGGTGATCGCCCCGTTCAAGCACTTCAGCAAACTGCGCGAGTTTGTCACCCTGAAACTGCCCGGCGGCTTCCCGGTGAAGATCGACATACCGATCCTGCCGACCGTGTCGGCTAAAATCACCTTTCAGAAGTTCGAATTCCGGAACGACATCTCACCGGATCTGTTCGTCATTCCGGACAACTACAAAGAGGACAGCATGAG ATTTCTCATCTATTTTATAGATTTCCTGATTTATGACCTTTCGATTTCGAATACGTAA
- the LOC129779783 gene encoding ankyrin repeat domain-containing protein 13C isoform X2, with amino-acid sequence MSETYPLHECVFKGDTRKLSQLLRTHEPTEKDKHGNTPLHLAVMLGRKECTYLLLAHGAPVKVKNLQGWSPLAEAISYGDRQIICSLLKKLKQQAREQMEQRRPNLVKALKQMGDFYMELKWDFHSWVPLISRILPSDVCKIHKSGCSIRLDTTLVDFSDMRWERGDISFIFKGDNHPKDSLTALDNECRCYQHVRHEETEMEIEDEVDILMSSDILAAQMSTKSISFTKAQSGWIFREDKKETVAGQYDSDLYTINGLTLEQRKRREHLSRDDLQKNKALMESLTKGGQAQGIDQNGEIIRRASLQPPSTNSITWEEYIEAEAGQYPNLGRDLVYKESSKNFRATVAMSKDFPLSVDMLLSVLEVIAPFKHFSKLREFVTLKLPGGFPVKIDIPILPTVSAKITFQKFEFRNDISPDLFVIPDNYKEDSMRFPDL; translated from the exons ATGTCCGAAACGTATCCTCTGCATGAGTGCGTTTTCAAAGGTGACACCAGGAAACTGTCCCAACTACTGCGAACACACGAGCCCACGGAAAAAGATAAACATG GCAATACACCACTGCATCTCGCGGTCATGCTGGGCAGGAAAG AATGCACCTACCTACTGCTTGCACACGGCGCACCGGTTAAAGTAAAGAATCTACAGGGATGGTCACCGTTGGCCGAAGCCATCTCGTATGGGGATCGGCAAATTA TTTGTTCCTTGCTGAAAAAGCTGAAGCAACAAGCCCGCGAACAGATGGAGCAACGAAGACCCAATCTGGTCAAGGCGCTCAAGCAGATGGGCGATTTCTACATGGAACTGAAGTGGGACTTCCACTCGTGGGTTCCGCTGATCTCACGCATCCTCCCGTCGGACGTGTGCAAGATCCACAAGTCGGGCTGCTCGATAAGACTCGACACGACGCTGGTAGATTTCTCAGACATGCGCTGGGAGCGGGGGGACATTTCCTTCATCTTCAAGGGCGACAATCACCCCAAAGACTCACTGACGGCGCTCGATAACGAGTGCCGCTGCTATCAACACGTTCGCCACGAGGAAACGGAAATGGAGATCGAGGACGAGGTGGACATACTGATGTCGAGCGATATCCTCGCGGCGCAAATGTCAACCAAAAGTATTAGTTTTACGAAAGCACAATCCGGCTGGATCTTTCGCGAGGACAAGAAAGAAACGGTGGCCGGACAGTACGACAGTGATCTCTACACCATTAACGGGCTGACCCTGGAACAGCGCAAAAGGCGGGAGCACCTTTCCCGGGATGATCTGCAGAAGAACAAAGCGCTCATGGAGTCCCTTACGAAGGGAGGCCAAGCGCAGGGTATCGATCAGAACGGAGAAATCATCCGGAGAGCCTCGCTGCAGCCCCCATCAACTAACAGTATCACCTGGGAGGAGTATATCGAGGCGGAGGCGGGACAGTATCCTAACCTTGGACGTGACTTAGTTTATAAGGAATCGAGTAAGAACTTCAGAGCCACCGTTGCTATG AGCAAAGATTTTCCCTTAAGTGTCGACATGCTGCTGAGTGTGCTGGAGGTGATCGCCCCGTTCAAGCACTTCAGCAAACTGCGCGAGTTTGTCACCCTGAAACTGCCCGGCGGCTTCCCGGTGAAGATCGACATACCGATCCTGCCGACCGTGTCGGCTAAAATCACCTTTCAGAAGTTCGAATTCCGGAACGACATCTCACCGGATCTGTTCGTCATTCCGGACAACTACAAAGAGGACAGCATGAG ATTTCCTGATTTATGA
- the LOC129779785 gene encoding serine protease easter-like isoform X1, with translation MSISFIRFSLSVLVVSLPLTSAKSCRTEHGEDGVCISLQSCNALRSILKKSILFTSDRDLIRREMNKCSGEESKGLHCCKRERRQKIPKSYEDVKQSVQINLLPDQAECGGIGLNQMIYNGDEADLDQYPWTVLIKHNDDEDNEIFNCGGSLINKRYVLTAAHCIPNIAGVRLGEWDVRSDPDCIIVEGVKRCATPIIDVGIERISIHINYTRRISAGGKIDLALLRLNQDITFGNYVRPICLPAANFDIQPKPNRTMFVAGWGLTEESVKSSRKLYADLKSVDLDECRRLLNAPLIKIDDTIICALGSDGKDSCQGDSGGPLMEASKTELGVFLRGIISKGLSCGSPIPGFYTNVRKQLDWIVSNMEQ, from the exons ATGTCCATATCATTTATACGTTTCTCACTATCTGTCCTAGTAGTCTCGTTGCCGCTGACTTCGGCTAAGTCCTGTCGTACCGAACATGGTGAAGATGGtgtttgtatttcacttcaaagTTGTAACGCACTCAGGTCAATCTTAAAAAAATCGATATTGTTCACGAGTGACCGCGACCTTATCCGTCGAGAAATGAATAAGTGTTCCGGTGAGGAATCGAAAGGTTTACATTGCTGCAAACGCGAACGTcgacaaaaaattcccaaatcgTACGAAGATGTGAAACAATCGGTTCAAATAAATCTTCTCCCGGATCAAGCTGAATGTGGTGGGATTGGATTAAACCAAATGATTTATAATGGAGACGAAGCCGATTTGGATCAATATCCTTGGACGGTGCTTATTAAACATAACGATGATG AAGACAATGAGATATTCAACTGTGGCGGCTCTTTGATCAACAAACGTTACGTACTGACAGCGGCTCATTGTATTCCAAACAT AGCTGGAGTTCGTCTAGGAGAATGGGATGTTCGCTCCGATCCGGATTGCATTATCGTAGAAGGAGTAAAACGTTGCGCAACCCCTATTATTGACGTAGGAATTGAAAGGATTTCCATACATATAAATTACACTCGCCGAATCTCGGCCGGCGGAAAAATTGACCTAGCTTTACTGCGGCTGAATCAGGATATAACCTTCGGAAATTATGTTAGACCTATCTGCCTTCCGGCAGCTAATTTTGACATTCAGCCCAAGCCTAATCGGACAATGTTCGTTGCCGGTTGGGGACTCACCGAGGAAAGCGTTAAGAGTTCGAGAAAACTATATGCAGATTTGAAAAGTGTAGATCTGGATGAATGTCGACGGCTTCTTAATGCTCCACTGATTAAAATTGATGACACCATTATCTGTGCCTTGGGATCAGACGGTAAAGATTCCTGCCAGGGAGACTCCGGTGGTCCACTAATGGAAGCTTCGAAAACAGAGCTCGGTGTTTTTTTGAGAGGAATCATCAGCAAGGGTTTATCGTGCGGTAGTCCCATACCAGGCTTCTATACTAACGTGCGCAAGCAGTTGGATTGGATTGTGTCCAATATGGAACAGTGA
- the LOC129779785 gene encoding serine protease easter-like isoform X2 translates to MSISFIRFSLSVLVVSLPLTSAKSCRTEHGEDGVCISLQSCNALRSILKKSILFTSDRDLIRREMNKCSGEESKGLHCCKRERRQKIPKSYEDVKQSVQINLLPDQAECGGIGLNQMIYNGDEADLDQYPWTVLIKHNDDDNEIFNCGGSLINKRYVLTAAHCIPNIAGVRLGEWDVRSDPDCIIVEGVKRCATPIIDVGIERISIHINYTRRISAGGKIDLALLRLNQDITFGNYVRPICLPAANFDIQPKPNRTMFVAGWGLTEESVKSSRKLYADLKSVDLDECRRLLNAPLIKIDDTIICALGSDGKDSCQGDSGGPLMEASKTELGVFLRGIISKGLSCGSPIPGFYTNVRKQLDWIVSNMEQ, encoded by the exons ATGTCCATATCATTTATACGTTTCTCACTATCTGTCCTAGTAGTCTCGTTGCCGCTGACTTCGGCTAAGTCCTGTCGTACCGAACATGGTGAAGATGGtgtttgtatttcacttcaaagTTGTAACGCACTCAGGTCAATCTTAAAAAAATCGATATTGTTCACGAGTGACCGCGACCTTATCCGTCGAGAAATGAATAAGTGTTCCGGTGAGGAATCGAAAGGTTTACATTGCTGCAAACGCGAACGTcgacaaaaaattcccaaatcgTACGAAGATGTGAAACAATCGGTTCAAATAAATCTTCTCCCGGATCAAGCTGAATGTGGTGGGATTGGATTAAACCAAATGATTTATAATGGAGACGAAGCCGATTTGGATCAATATCCTTGGACGGTGCTTATTAAACATAACGATGATG ACAATGAGATATTCAACTGTGGCGGCTCTTTGATCAACAAACGTTACGTACTGACAGCGGCTCATTGTATTCCAAACAT AGCTGGAGTTCGTCTAGGAGAATGGGATGTTCGCTCCGATCCGGATTGCATTATCGTAGAAGGAGTAAAACGTTGCGCAACCCCTATTATTGACGTAGGAATTGAAAGGATTTCCATACATATAAATTACACTCGCCGAATCTCGGCCGGCGGAAAAATTGACCTAGCTTTACTGCGGCTGAATCAGGATATAACCTTCGGAAATTATGTTAGACCTATCTGCCTTCCGGCAGCTAATTTTGACATTCAGCCCAAGCCTAATCGGACAATGTTCGTTGCCGGTTGGGGACTCACCGAGGAAAGCGTTAAGAGTTCGAGAAAACTATATGCAGATTTGAAAAGTGTAGATCTGGATGAATGTCGACGGCTTCTTAATGCTCCACTGATTAAAATTGATGACACCATTATCTGTGCCTTGGGATCAGACGGTAAAGATTCCTGCCAGGGAGACTCCGGTGGTCCACTAATGGAAGCTTCGAAAACAGAGCTCGGTGTTTTTTTGAGAGGAATCATCAGCAAGGGTTTATCGTGCGGTAGTCCCATACCAGGCTTCTATACTAACGTGCGCAAGCAGTTGGATTGGATTGTGTCCAATATGGAACAGTGA
- the LOC129779784 gene encoding phenoloxidase-activating factor 3-like: MAGFLQKMITILLAYLITHQVLAKTCETEDYEDGVCVPLQRCDRFKEKLARSSLSEGERRVMQKEQEKCADEERTGLICCKRKPRVKVPRSYEDIQPLRDEQHSMLPNQSICGLDSSDRIFYGNVTNLDQYPWLVLIKYINDEEQEAFQCGGSLVSKRYVLTAAHCINNMIAGVRLGEWNLETDPDCVSKQGIVECADPVRDVGIEKIVVHKNYTRRQSKGGKIDMALLRLDQDIVFGKYVAPVCIPKTESEAQLNDGHVMFVAGWGMTENDVTSTKKLFVDVTNVGLNECRRKINAPLIKIDETMICALGVGGKDACQGDSGGPLMAIQKGTGGADRFFLKGVVSKGLTCGSTKPGFYANVYKQLTWIVSNLES; the protein is encoded by the exons ATGGCAGGCTTTTTGCAGAAAATGATCACAATTCTACTCGCGTATCTAATTACCCACCAGGTGTTGGCCAAAACTTGTGAAACCGAGGACTATGAAGACGGTGTTTGCGTTCCACTGCAAAGGTGTGACCGTTTCAAGGAAAAACTCGCGAGATCAAGCCTATCGGAGGGAGAACGAAGAGTTATGCAGAAGGAACAGGAAAAATGTGCGGACGAAGAGCGAACGGGATTGATATGCTGCAAGCGAAAACCTCGTGTCAAGGTTCCAAGATCATACGAAGATATTCAACCGTTGAGGGATGAACAACACTCTATGCTGCCGAATCAGAGCATCTGTGGGTTGGATAGTAGCGATAGGATTTTCTACGGAAATGTCACTAATTTAGATCAGTATCCCTGGCTGGTGCTGATCAAGTACATTAACGATG AGGAACAGGAAGCATTTCAATGTGGTGGCTCTCTTGTCAGCAAACGATACGTGCTTACGGCTGCTCATTGCATAAACAACATGAT AGCCGGGGTTCGACTTGGAGAATGGAATCTGGAAACCGACCCGGATTGTGTATCGAAGCAGGGCATCGTGGAATGTGCCGATCCGGTTCGGGACGTAGGGATAGAAAAAATTGTTGTACATAAAAATTACACCCGACGCCAGTCCAAAGGAGGGAAGATCGATATGGCTTTGCTTCGCTTGGATCAGGATATTGTTTTCGGGAAGTATGTGGCCCCCGTTTGTATACCCAAAACGGAAAGCGAAGCTCAATTGAACGATGGCCATGTGATGTTTGTGGCAGGATGGGGAATGACCGAAAATGACGTGACGAGCACGAAAAAGTTGTTCGTAGACGTGACCAATGTGGGATTGAATGAGTGTCGACGAAAAATCAATGCGCCGTTGATAAAGATTGACGAGACAATGATTTGTGCTCTTGGTGTTGGTGGGAAGGACGCATGCCAAGGTGACTCCGGTGGACCACTGATGGCAATACAGAAAGGGACTGGTGGAGCTGATCGGTTCTTTTTGAAGGGTGTTGTTAGCAAGGGCTTAACGTGTGGAAGTACGAAGCCTGGATTTTATGCAAATGTATACAAGCAATTAACCTGGATCGTCTCAAATCTTGAGTCCTAA